From Sediminibacterium sp. TEGAF015, a single genomic window includes:
- a CDS encoding VCBS repeat-containing protein has protein sequence MFVNIDPAVSGLQFSNDIVENNQLNVLNYEYIYNGGGVGIGDFNNDSLPDIYFTGNRVANKLFLNKGNLKFEDITTKAGVAGMGKWNKGVSIIDINNDGLLDIYVCAAVLPDSNSRKNILYINEGVDKGTGIPIFKDRAPEYGLDDASNTHMANFFDYDNDGDLDVYLLINDLDGTYPNEFRPIRKDGSWPNTDKLLQNNYDTTLKHPVFKDVSKQAGILIEGHGLGINITDINNDGWKDIYISNDYLSNNILYINNKNGTFTDQCALYFKHTSKNAMGNDIADINNDGKADIIETDMMPADNYRQKMMHSDISYQTFQNSDRYGYIYQYPRNTLQLNQGMIPQGYDSVSRPAFSEIAYYSGVAHTDWSWAPLLADFNNDGWRDLFVTNGLPKDMSDKDFMAYRQNAYAASSLDEVLRQVPEVKISNYVYQNNGDLTFTDMTQKWGVDFPTFSAGMAYADLDRDGDMDLVINNTNMPATLLENRSLQENETAHYLKIKFKGNKDNLMGLGATVQVFDGKRKQVAEVNPYRGYLSSVESGLHFGMGTTEKVDSILIVWPDQKSQLIKNIPTNQQLILDHANAKEDSASKILFQIPSLMQHQDSASHSIMTEITQSANLNFGFSEVDFIDFDIQRMLLHKLTQYGPSLAAGDINGDGLDDVVVGGGSPFHASLFVQTPQGKFVRKYLPGYQQPQLQDDAGILLFDADNDKDLDIYIAAGGAENQPQTKAYADHFYQNDGKGNFKELEGVIPENLISKSCVVANDYDQDGDMDLFVGGRVTPGRYPLPLSSFIYRNDSNKEGIRFTDVTKQIAPSLVNTGMVTAAIWSDINNDGKSDLFITKEWGAPMILQNNGKQFIPVATSLDSAKGWYNSLVAADLDNDGDMDYLLGNFGKNAFLKASAERPVSVYAKDFDNNFSLDVIFSHWQMDKVKGQFKEVPVAGRDVLLREMSSYKTRYPNYASYASTSLQELITPDQLKEAFMASVNELQSYWIENKGGFAFESHPLPAAAQMAPVFGLVATDVNGDGFTDIILNGNDYGISPYLGQQDALNGLVLLNTGKRSFRELSIIESGFYSPANGKSLVFLNVQNKPSILTGQNRDFLRIFQLNTTASRIISLESNETAAVFYYKNGQVRKEEYSYGHGFLSQSSRFLTLNEKVDHVLIYASKQVSRKIK, from the coding sequence TTGTTTGTAAATATTGATCCTGCTGTTTCAGGCCTTCAGTTTTCCAACGATATTGTAGAAAATAATCAGTTAAATGTACTCAACTACGAATATATATACAATGGAGGCGGTGTGGGTATTGGCGACTTTAATAATGATAGCTTACCTGATATTTATTTTACAGGGAATCGGGTGGCCAATAAGTTGTTTCTGAATAAAGGGAATCTGAAGTTTGAAGACATTACTACCAAGGCGGGTGTAGCGGGTATGGGTAAATGGAATAAAGGCGTTAGTATTATTGATATTAATAATGATGGTTTATTGGATATTTATGTGTGTGCAGCCGTATTACCAGACAGCAATTCCAGAAAAAATATATTATATATTAATGAAGGGGTAGATAAAGGAACGGGTATTCCAATATTTAAAGACAGGGCTCCTGAATACGGACTTGACGATGCTTCTAATACACATATGGCCAATTTTTTTGACTATGATAATGATGGTGACCTAGACGTTTATTTATTGATTAATGATTTAGATGGCACTTATCCAAATGAGTTTAGGCCTATTCGCAAAGACGGGAGCTGGCCCAATACCGATAAGCTCTTGCAAAATAATTACGATACAACGCTAAAGCATCCTGTATTTAAAGACGTTTCAAAACAGGCAGGTATACTAATTGAAGGACATGGATTGGGAATCAATATTACCGATATAAATAACGATGGTTGGAAGGATATTTATATCAGTAATGATTATCTCTCCAACAATATACTTTATATCAATAATAAGAATGGAACTTTTACCGATCAGTGTGCATTGTATTTTAAGCATACAAGTAAAAATGCAATGGGCAACGATATTGCTGATATCAATAATGATGGTAAAGCGGATATTATTGAGACGGATATGATGCCGGCCGATAATTATCGACAGAAAATGATGCACTCTGATATAAGTTATCAGACTTTTCAAAACAGTGATCGCTATGGATATATATATCAGTATCCTAGAAACACGCTGCAGTTAAATCAGGGTATGATACCGCAGGGATATGATTCAGTGAGCCGACCTGCTTTTAGTGAAATAGCCTATTATAGTGGAGTGGCTCATACAGACTGGAGTTGGGCGCCCTTATTAGCTGATTTTAATAATGATGGATGGAGAGATTTATTTGTAACCAATGGGTTACCCAAAGACATGTCCGATAAGGATTTCATGGCCTATCGACAAAACGCATATGCTGCTAGTTCATTGGACGAGGTGTTAAGACAAGTGCCAGAAGTTAAAATCAGTAATTACGTGTATCAAAATAATGGTGATTTAACTTTTACCGATATGACCCAAAAATGGGGAGTAGACTTTCCTACTTTTTCAGCTGGGATGGCTTATGCAGATTTAGACAGAGATGGCGATATGGATTTGGTAATTAATAATACCAATATGCCAGCAACGCTACTGGAAAATAGATCACTTCAAGAAAATGAAACAGCTCATTATTTGAAAATAAAATTCAAAGGGAACAAAGATAATTTGATGGGATTGGGTGCTACCGTTCAGGTATTTGATGGTAAAAGAAAGCAGGTAGCAGAAGTAAATCCCTATAGAGGGTATTTATCTAGTGTGGAATCAGGACTTCATTTTGGAATGGGTACCACCGAAAAAGTTGATTCAATTTTGATTGTATGGCCCGACCAAAAATCACAACTAATCAAAAATATACCAACCAATCAGCAGTTGATTTTGGATCATGCAAATGCAAAGGAAGATAGTGCAAGCAAAATATTGTTTCAAATCCCATCATTAATGCAGCATCAAGATTCGGCAAGTCATAGTATCATGACCGAGATAACTCAATCGGCTAATTTAAATTTTGGTTTTTCCGAAGTAGATTTTATTGATTTCGATATTCAGCGGATGTTATTGCATAAGCTAACCCAATACGGTCCGTCTTTAGCTGCAGGAGATATTAATGGGGATGGATTAGACGATGTAGTAGTAGGAGGGGGTTCACCTTTTCATGCTTCCCTTTTTGTTCAGACACCACAGGGGAAATTTGTAAGAAAATATTTGCCGGGATATCAGCAACCTCAGCTTCAGGATGATGCTGGTATCCTTTTATTTGATGCGGATAATGACAAAGATCTAGATATTTATATAGCGGCAGGAGGTGCTGAAAATCAGCCACAAACAAAAGCCTATGCAGACCATTTTTACCAGAATGATGGCAAAGGAAATTTCAAAGAATTAGAGGGGGTTATTCCTGAGAATTTAATTTCAAAGAGCTGCGTTGTGGCGAATGATTATGATCAGGATGGTGATATGGATTTATTTGTTGGGGGAAGGGTAACGCCTGGCAGGTATCCGTTGCCGCTAAGTAGTTTTATCTATCGAAACGATTCTAACAAAGAGGGGATCCGATTTACAGATGTAACAAAACAAATAGCCCCATCACTGGTAAATACAGGTATGGTAACGGCTGCTATATGGTCGGATATAAACAACGATGGTAAATCAGATTTATTTATAACCAAAGAATGGGGAGCACCCATGATTTTGCAAAACAATGGAAAGCAGTTTATCCCTGTGGCTACATCACTTGATTCGGCAAAAGGTTGGTATAATAGTTTAGTTGCTGCAGATTTGGACAATGACGGCGATATGGATTATTTGTTGGGTAATTTTGGAAAGAATGCTTTTCTAAAAGCATCTGCTGAGCGCCCTGTTTCAGTTTATGCAAAAGACTTTGATAATAATTTCAGCCTGGATGTTATTTTTTCGCACTGGCAGATGGATAAAGTAAAAGGGCAATTCAAAGAAGTACCTGTTGCAGGAAGAGATGTATTATTAAGAGAAATGAGTTCCTATAAAACACGATATCCTAATTATGCAAGTTATGCAAGTACCTCATTGCAAGAATTAATAACACCTGATCAATTGAAAGAGGCATTTATGGCATCGGTGAATGAACTTCAGTCTTACTGGATAGAAAATAAAGGTGGCTTTGCATTTGAATCTCATCCTTTGCCAGCAGCTGCGCAAATGGCCCCTGTGTTTGGATTAGTAGCAACCGATGTAAATGGAGATGGCTTTACCGATATCATATTAAATGGGAACGATTATGGTATCTCTCCTTATTTAGGGCAACAAGATGCTTTAAATGGACTGGTTTTATTGAATACAGGTAAAAGATCTTTCAGAGAATTATCAATTATAGAAAGCGGATTCTACAGTCCTGCAAATGGGAAATCGCTAGTATTCTTAAATGTGCAGAATAAGCCTTCAATTCTAACTGGTCAGAATCGGGATTTTCTTCGCATTTTTCAGTTGAATACTACTGCGTCAAGAATTATTTCTTTAGAGTCCAATGAAACAGCAGCAGTTTTTTACTATAAAAATGGACAGGTGAGAAAAGAAGAATATTCTTATGGCCATGGATTCTTATCACAGTCCTCCCGATTTCTTACCTTGAATGAGAAAGTGGATCATGTATTGATATACGCAAGCAAACAGGTTTCTAGGAAGATTAAATAG
- a CDS encoding vanadium-dependent haloperoxidase, protein MSSFTFMNGSSFLKCYSFLKKFLLFIFIALVSMLVSCKQQKVTTIKEDDLLYNCEQQLTNVIVHDINSPPVAARMYAYSNLAFYEAIRPAYSKANSFLPHMKGFDTLVTDNNKRAKVHYPYAAALAFMNVAEALVFSKDSIRVVKDSLQIQFDGLASEVIEQSTAWANQVSSIILKRASEDGYKITRGMPKFSVFKEKGIWQQTPPDYEEAIEPNWRYIKPLLMDSAAQFKPVRPPAYNLNKNSQYYKELNELYQMSITLTDEQKTIAKFWDDNPFVSEHKGHFTYATKKTTPVGHWMGIIGILGKQSKLPPIEIAKAYAMASAAVFDGFVSTWEEKFTSKTVRPITVIREHIASEWNAFLQTPPFPEYTSGHSVISAAAATVLSSIFGEQTPFRDTVELKYLGMERSFPSINAAANEVSISRMYGGIHYRSAVENGQKQGQAIGNYFIQKLQK, encoded by the coding sequence ATGAGCAGTTTTACATTTATGAATGGTTCTTCATTTTTGAAATGTTATTCATTTCTGAAAAAGTTTCTATTATTTATATTCATTGCTTTGGTTTCTATGCTTGTTTCCTGTAAACAACAAAAGGTAACTACCATAAAAGAAGATGATTTGTTGTATAACTGCGAGCAACAGTTAACCAATGTAATAGTACACGATATCAATAGTCCGCCTGTTGCAGCTAGAATGTATGCTTATAGTAATTTGGCTTTTTATGAAGCAATTAGACCCGCGTATTCGAAGGCCAATTCATTTTTGCCGCATATGAAGGGATTTGACACTCTGGTAACTGATAACAATAAAAGGGCTAAAGTGCATTATCCATATGCAGCTGCACTTGCCTTTATGAATGTGGCAGAAGCCCTCGTTTTTTCAAAAGACAGTATTCGTGTTGTAAAAGATAGTTTACAAATACAATTTGATGGATTAGCGTCAGAAGTGATAGAACAATCAACTGCATGGGCAAACCAGGTTTCTTCTATAATTCTTAAAAGAGCTTCGGAAGATGGATACAAAATAACCAGGGGTATGCCTAAGTTCAGCGTATTTAAAGAGAAAGGAATCTGGCAGCAAACGCCTCCCGATTATGAAGAAGCCATTGAACCTAACTGGAGGTATATCAAGCCCTTACTAATGGACTCTGCTGCGCAGTTTAAACCAGTAAGACCACCCGCATACAATCTGAATAAGAACAGCCAGTACTATAAAGAGTTGAATGAACTGTATCAGATGAGTATCACATTAACAGATGAGCAAAAGACAATTGCAAAATTCTGGGATGATAACCCTTTTGTTTCTGAGCATAAGGGGCATTTTACCTATGCAACAAAAAAGACAACACCGGTAGGTCACTGGATGGGTATAATTGGCATATTGGGAAAGCAATCTAAGTTGCCCCCAATTGAAATTGCCAAAGCGTATGCTATGGCTTCTGCAGCTGTGTTTGATGGATTTGTTTCTACCTGGGAAGAAAAGTTTACCAGTAAAACAGTCAGACCAATAACAGTTATCAGAGAACATATTGCTTCAGAATGGAATGCGTTTTTACAAACGCCGCCGTTTCCAGAATATACCAGTGGTCACAGTGTCATTTCTGCTGCTGCCGCAACCGTATTAAGTAGTATTTTTGGAGAGCAAACACCATTCAGGGATACAGTTGAATTAAAGTATCTGGGAATGGAGCGCTCTTTTCCTTCTATCAATGCCGCAGCCAATGAAGTTAGTATCAGTAGAATGTACGGAGGGATCCATTATCGTTCAGCTGTAGAGAACGGCCAGAAACAGGGGCAGGCTATTGGAAATTATTTTATTCAAAAACTACAGAAATGA
- a CDS encoding 6-pyruvoyl trahydropterin synthase family protein, giving the protein MIQVTKIFRFETAHAIHGYNGHCRNIHGHSYVLHVTVGSDADDVAYLPKPGFVIDFKDLKKIVNQIIVDQLDHRLILSNDFLAEHPHAAASENLIVWEMEPTAENILLYIRNVLLAELPADIRLRKLKIYETSDSYAEWESNAR; this is encoded by the coding sequence ATGATTCAGGTTACCAAAATTTTCAGGTTTGAAACTGCGCATGCCATTCATGGATACAACGGGCATTGTAGAAATATACATGGCCACTCTTATGTGTTGCACGTAACAGTTGGATCAGATGCCGATGATGTGGCATACTTGCCAAAGCCTGGATTTGTGATTGACTTTAAAGACCTAAAAAAAATTGTGAATCAGATTATTGTTGACCAACTGGATCATCGGTTAATTTTATCCAATGATTTTCTGGCAGAACATCCTCATGCCGCTGCTTCCGAGAACCTCATTGTCTGGGAAATGGAACCAACTGCAGAAAATATACTCCTGTATATCCGCAATGTCTTACTCGCAGAATTACCCGCAGACATACGATTGCGGAAATTGAAGATTTATGAAACGAGCGACTCTTATGCAGAGTGGGAAAGCAATGCTAGATAA